A genomic window from Paramormyrops kingsleyae isolate MSU_618 chromosome 23, PKINGS_0.4, whole genome shotgun sequence includes:
- the myclb gene encoding protein L-Myc-1b, translating into MPGINSSASRHENWDMEHDRYQHYFYDDHHLDEDFYKSTAPSEDIWKKFELVPTPPVSPSRTPEGAGMPPGDRLEWVTQFLGQDEEQEGEYKIDTEEIFGNLSSIIIQDCMWSSFSASRQLEKVVSERRAVQTKPPLTAQTGANHAAKAQCAPHDAPAAHHGLATDCVDPTAVLTFPIGNCKKQASSGTESRTDSSDEEEIDVVTVESKQNKGRLVGGRKPVTITVRADPHDPCMKRFHISIHQQQHNYAAPSPDSPPEPEPPRKRVRQEAPPQHHQPQSPSPSPQKSPGGKAAAAASPPHQCIKSQPSSPQSSDCEDSDRRRTHNYLERKRRNDLRSRFLALRDQIPSLVDCPKTPKVVILTKAREYLRLLHSSERHQAQEKKQLRSRQQQLLRKLADLKRP; encoded by the exons ATGCCCGGGATCAATTCGAGCGCATCGCGGCATGAGAACTGGGACATGGAGCACGATCGGTATCAGCACTATTTCTACGACGACCATCACTTGGACgaagacttttacaaatctaCGGCACCCAGCGAGGACATCTGGAAAAAATTCGAACTGGTGCCAACCCCGCCCGTGTCTCCCTCCAGGACTCCAGAGGGTGCCGGCATGCCGCCGGGCGACAGGCTGGAGTGGGTCACTCAGTTCCTGGGACAGGACGAGGAGCAGGAGGGCGAGTACAAAATCGATACCGAGGAGATATTCGGCAATCTGAGCTCCATCATCATCCAGGATTGCATGTGGAGCAGTTTCTCCGCCAGCAGGCAGCTGGAGAAAGTTGTCAGTGAGCGACGGGCCGTGCAGACCAAGCCGCCCCTGACCGCGCAGACCGGCGCAAACCACGCGGCAAAGGCGCAGTGTGCGCCCCACGATGCGCCGGCCGCTCACCACGGGCTGGCGACTGACTGCGTGGACCCCACGGCGGTGCTCACCTTCCCGATCGGCAACTGCAAAAAGCAGGCGTCGTCCGGCACCGAATCACGCACCGACTCCTCCG ATGAGGAGGAGATCGACGTGGTGACGGTGGAGAGCAAGCAGAATAAAGGGAGACTGGTGGGGGGGCGTAAGCCGGTGACCATCACCGTGCGGGCCGACCCCCATGACCCCTGCATGAAGCGCTTCCACATATCAATccaccagcagcagcataaCTACGCTGCGCCGTCGCCCGACAGCCCGCCGGAACCCGAGCCGCCCCGGAAACGGGTTCGGCAGGAAGCCCCGCCTCAGCACCACCAGCCGCAGTCTCCCTCACCGTCTCCACAGAAGAGCCCCGGGGGAAAagccgccgccgccgcctctCCGCCGCACCAATGCATCAAGTCGCAGCCCAGCAGCCCCCAAAGCTCCGACTGCGAGGACTCTGACCGCCGGAGGACCCACAATTACCTGGAGCGCAAGCGTCGCAATGACCTGCGATCCCGCTTCCTGGCCCTGCGGGACCAAATTCCCAGTCTGGTGGACTGCCCCAAGACCCCAAAGGTGGTGATCCTGACCAAGGCCCGTGAGTACCTGCGTCTGCTGCACTCCAGCGAGCGACACCAGGCGCAGGAGAAGAAGCAGCTCCGATCACGCCAGCAGCAGCTCCTCAGGAAGCTGGCGGACTTGAAGCGGCCGTGA